Genomic segment of Paenibacillus polymyxa:
AATGTTATTAGAGATAGTTCGCAGACTGACGTTGATCGTGAACAGCATACTGCGCATCCTGATTGTTCTTCCGGTGTTAGCGCTGTATCGGCTGTTACGCAAGCTGGTCGGATGGACATGGGCACTAATTGTGTTCCTGGGAAGGATGCTGATATACATCCTGATGCCGGTTTGGAAGCCGATCCTATGGCTGATCGGTCCGCTTAAAGCGCGCTGGAAGACTCCAGAGTTGCTCGTAAAGCTGGGTATCAGACTGAAAAACACAGCGAAAAGATGGTTTGGAAGGAGGTAGTATCATGCGTAATTCGTCTGTAGATCGCCATTCATCTTCTACGTCCAAGTCCAACGCGGGCGGGCGCAGGCGAATCATGATTTGGTTGCTATCGCTTGCCGCCTTTGGTAGTTGGGCAATTTTTACCTTTTTTTCTCAAGGCATGATTATGGCCGATCGAAGTGAACAGCTCACCCAGAAGGAAAAGCAGAAGCAAGCTGCTACACAAACGGAACAACAGCTTCAAACCGAAGTGAATCGTCTGAAGGACCCTGAGTACATTGGCGAGATTGCCAGAAGCAAGTACGGTCTTTACAAACCGGAAGAGACGCCAATCATCGGAGATCAAAAATAGGAACATTATCGGGCCAATGCTTAGTTGACCTTGGTTCCGCCATTTTGTATAATCAAATCACCACAGCGGGATTTTTTTGCAAAAAAATCGGTTGTATATTTTAAGGGAGGATCATTTTATTCTATGGCAATTGAAGTGGGCACCAAGTTAGAGGGCAAAGTGACAGGCATCACGCATTTTGGAGCATTTGTGGATTTGTCTGGAGGTGTCACGGGTCTCGTTCACATCTCGGAAATCGCCGATAACTATGTTAAGGATGTTAACGACCACCTGAAGATTAATGATGTTGTGACGGTGAAAGTCATTAATGTTGACAAAGATGGCAAAATCGGACTTTCCATTAAGCAAACGATTGACAAGCCGGCAAGTGAAGCCCGTCCCCCAAGAGCTCCAAGACCGGAGCGTACAGGAGGACCAGGCGGAGGCGACCGTTTCGGCGGTGGAGGTTCAGGTCCAAGTCAAGGACGCGGTGGTGGTGGCGGTGGTTTCAACCGCGATCGTGGAGGCCGTTCTTTCAAGCCTGCACCGGGTAAACCTTCATTTGAGGATAAAATGTCACGCTTCCTGAAAGATAGTGAGGAACGCATTTCGTCGCTGAAAAAGAACACCGAAGGTAAACGCGGAGGACGCGGCGCGAAGCGTGTTTAATTCACTTTGACAACCGTATCAATCATACACGGAAAACCGTACAGTCGAGAGACTGCTACGGTTTTTTTTGCGTTCTACCGACAACGGATGCGATAAGCAGCGATTGTTGGCGCTGAATCCAGTGGTTAGTCGTACGGGCATTTATGAGATTCGCAATTTTGATGAAGAA
This window contains:
- a CDS encoding S1 domain-containing RNA-binding protein, whose product is MAIEVGTKLEGKVTGITHFGAFVDLSGGVTGLVHISEIADNYVKDVNDHLKINDVVTVKVINVDKDGKIGLSIKQTIDKPASEARPPRAPRPERTGGPGGGDRFGGGGSGPSQGRGGGGGGFNRDRGGRSFKPAPGKPSFEDKMSRFLKDSEERISSLKKNTEGKRGGRGAKRV
- a CDS encoding FtsB family cell division protein — translated: MRNSSVDRHSSSTSKSNAGGRRRIMIWLLSLAAFGSWAIFTFFSQGMIMADRSEQLTQKEKQKQAATQTEQQLQTEVNRLKDPEYIGEIARSKYGLYKPEETPIIGDQK
- the yabQ gene encoding spore cortex biosynthesis protein YabQ, producing the protein MNPYTQWLTLTWMLLSGIAMGVVFDSYRVLSIRFHFARWSVHMLDVLYWVASALFIFRVLYASNRGELRFYVFLGLLLGVWLYFWAFSVTTQRFVVMLLEIVRRLTLIVNSILRILIVLPVLALYRLLRKLVGWTWALIVFLGRMLIYILMPVWKPILWLIGPLKARWKTPELLVKLGIRLKNTAKRWFGRR